A window of the Miscanthus floridulus cultivar M001 chromosome 14, ASM1932011v1, whole genome shotgun sequence genome harbors these coding sequences:
- the LOC136502552 gene encoding 2'-deoxymugineic-acid 2'-dioxygenase-like, whose protein sequence is MENMLHLAPSQALPTGRSIFLREQLSPAISTAATLPVIDMSRIRDEVRHAILDAGMEFGFFLVVNHGIPEEVMRDMAEVCEEFFQLPAADKAYMYSEDRHKPNRIFSGTTYETGVEKYWRDCLRLAWPFPVGDGTRDWPHTPQRLRGVIEHFTTLTGGVGMELMQLLSEAMGIRPDYFEGDISSGDVVLNINHYPPCPNPEKTLGLPPHCDPNLITLLLPGSVYGLDVANKGEWIKVEPMPGAFIVNFGQQLEVVTNGLLKSIEHRVVTSSTLARTAVATFIMPTPDCLIGPAKEFVAEDKPPCYRTVRFCDFMRIYNVVKLGSSVNLTTDLKNVQKEI, encoded by the exons ATGGAGAATATGCTCCACCTAGCCCCGTCCCAAGCGCTGCCCACGGGCCGCTCCATCTTCTTGCGTGAGCAGCTGTCGCCGGCCATCTCCACGGCCGCCACCCTGCCAGTGATCGACATGTCCCGCATCCGCGACGAGGTCCGCCATGCCATCCTTGACGCAGGCATGGAGTTCGGCTTCTTCCTG GTGGTGAACCACGGTATCCCCGAGGAGGTGATGCGCGACATGGCGGAGGTGTGCGAGGAGTTCTTCCAGCTGCCGGCGGCGGACAAGGCGTACATGTACTCGGAGGACAGGCACAAGCCTAACCGCATCTTCTCCGGGACCACCTACGAGACCGGCGTCGAGAAGTACTGGCGGGACTGCCTCCGCCTGGCCTGGCCCTTCCCCGTCGGCGACGGCACCAGGGACTGGCCGCACACGCCCCAGAGGCTGAGGGGTGTCATCGAGCACTTCACCACCCTGACGGGAGGAGTGGGTATGGAGCTGATGCAGCTGCTGTCCGAGGCCATGGGGATCCGGCCTGACTACTTCGAGGGCGACATCAGCTCCGGCGACGTCGTCCTCAACATCAACCACTACCCTCCGTGCCCCAACCCGGAGAAGACGCTCGGCCTGCCGCCGCATTGCGACCCGAACCTCATCACCCTGCTCCTCCCCGGCTCCGTCTATGGCCTCGACGTCGCCAACAAGGGAGAGTGGATCAAGGTTGAGCCCATGCCTGGTGCCTTCATCGTCAACTTCGGCCAGCAACTCGAG GTTGTGACCAATGGACTGCTCAAGAGCATTGAGCACCGCGTGGTGACCAGCTCGACGTTGGCGCGGACGGCGGTGGCCACATTCATCATGCCCACCCCAGACTGTCTCATCGGCCCCGCCAAGGAGTTCGTCGCCGAGGACAAGCCGCCGTGCTACCGCACCGTCAGGTTCTGTGACTTCATGCGCATATACAACGTTGTCAAGCTGGGGTCATCTGTCAACCTGACTACAGATCTTAAGAATGTCCAGAAGGAGATATGA